AAAGTTCATAACGGATTGTTTTAAAATTTTCAGATTTAGCAGGATCTAGCAGTTTGAATGCTTCTTCTAAGACTCGAGAAGCTTCTTGAGCACGTTTATAGTTAGCTAAAAGAAGAGAGGTAATATTTTCACGTATCATCTCTGTTTCTACACTTGCTTTTAGTACATCATTTTGAATATCTCTATGTGGAAGAATCTCCAAATAATTGTCTATTTTTGCAAGATGTCTGAGTTCTTTAAGTTTTGAAGAGATAGTTTTATTATCGTAAAGGTACCTGTTAATATCTTCAATAACGCGAATCCCTTCCTTTAGTCGGTTGAGATTCGCATCAATCAGCCGAAAGAGTTTCGGCTGTATATTGTTACTCGTCATTGCTTCCAAGGATACCAAGTATTTGTAGAAGTGAAACAAAAAGGTTAAGTACATCAAGATAGATAGCAACAGCTGCTTCTACAGGTGTTGCAAATTCACCTCTGATGATTCGTTGAGTATCATAAAGGATAAATGCACTAAATAGCATTGCTCCAATACCAGCAATAGCAACTTGCAATAAAGGGCTGCCAAGGAAAATGTTTACTATTGAAGCAATAACTACGATTATAAGAGCTATAAAAAGACCTTTTCCCATTCCGCTAAAATCACGTGTAGTGTTCATAGCAAAAAGG
The sequence above is a segment of the Hydrogenimonas thermophila genome. Coding sequences within it:
- a CDS encoding thiamine-phosphate pyrophosphorylase; translation: MTSNNIQPKLFRLIDANLNRLKEGIRVIEDINRYLYDNKTISSKLKELRHLAKIDNYLEILPHRDIQNDVLKASVETEMIRENITSLLLANYKRAQEASRVLEEAFKLLDPAKSENFKTIRYELYALEQENLSK